TGGACGCGGCCGGCCGCATCACCGGCGAATCGGAACAGCACCCGCCGGACGCTCTCTGGTACACCAACGCCGTCGGTCACTGCTTTCTCTACCGTCGCGACCTGGCCGCCCAGGCCGGCGCGTACGACGCGGCCTATTACATGGCCGAAGACCTGCAATACTGGCTGCGCCTCTACCGCCTGGCGTCCGTGGCCCAAGTGCCCGGCTGCTTTTTCTACCACCGCCTGCACGAGGACAGCCTGACCATGAAGCAGTACGGTCGCTACTTCGCCTTGCGCGTGGCCGCACGGGCGCGGCGCCGCGTGCTCGGACTGAGTTGGCGGCGCTACCAGGCGCAGGTGGCCGCCGCCTTCATCGAAGAGGCCTTTGCCGCGCACGCCGGCCATGACAGCCCGCGCGTGCGGCGCTGCCTGCTGAACGGCCTGCTGCGCAACCCCGCCTGGCTGCGCAATCGCGGGGTGTGGGCCATTGGCTTCACCCATCTGACATCCTGGGGGAGGTCTTGATCCAGTGACATTCTGGCGTACCCAAGTTCGACGTTTCGTCCTGCTCTTCGAAGGGCGCACCGGCAGCACCTATCTGATGGAAGGACTGGCCCAACATCCGCACATCGAAGCGCGCGGCGAGATGCTCGACCCCCTGCTGGCGCGGGGCGCGGCCGCGCAGCTTGCCTGGACCCGCCGCTACCTGACCCCGCCCTGGCGCGGTCCGTACAAGGCGATCGGTTTCAAGACCAAGCTGCGCGCCATCCTCGATCCGGCCGGCTTTGCCGCCATTCTGCGGACGAGTCCGGTTTCGATCATCCACATGCAGCGGCGCAATCGCATCAAATCGGTCGTTTCGACCTTCAAGGTCATGCAACTCAACACGATCAAGGTTGGCGAACCGAGCGCGGCGCGCTTCAACATCTACGCCGAGGATCAGCGGCCGCCGCCGCCGGTCATTGATGTGGCGAAGTTCCGCGAGATCTTGCAGCAGCGTGTGCAGCGTGAAGAGGCCCTGGCCGCCTACATCGCAGACATGCAGCGGCCAACCCTCAACCTGTTCTACGAAGACCTGCTGCTCGATCGGCCCCGCGTCTTTCACGAGGTTTTCGACTTCCTCGGCGTGGGGGACTACCCGGTCAGCGGCCAGGCCATCAAGCTGACCAGCGACGATCTGCGCCAGGCCATCCTCAACTTCGATGAGCTGCGCGCCGCCTTCGTCGGCACCCCCTACCTC
The sequence above is drawn from the Candidatus Amarolinea dominans genome and encodes:
- a CDS encoding glycosyltransferase, with translation MTPPSSPLVSIVLPTLNGSRFIASSIASCLAQTYPHFELIVVDGGSRDGTLAIVAGFDDPRIRVVHQGDNQDKLPGALNIGFDASQGEYLTWTQDDDLYAPEALAVMVSHLQAHPEVGLVYTGYWRMDAAGRITGESEQHPPDALWYTNAVGHCFLYRRDLAAQAGAYDAAYYMAEDLQYWLRLYRLASVAQVPGCFFYHRLHEDSLTMKQYGRYFALRVAARARRRVLGLSWRRYQAQVAAAFIEEAFAAHAGHDSPRVRRCLLNGLLRNPAWLRNRGVWAIGFTHLTSWGRS